The Buchnera aphidicola (Hyalopterus amygdali) genome has a segment encoding these proteins:
- the def gene encoding peptide deformylase, translating to MSVLKILHYPDKRLRIVAKPIKIIDKVIYEIANDMIDTMIQEEGIGLAATQINIQLQIIVINKIIEKNDNLILINPKIIQKRGHVSIEEGCLSIPDYRAFIPRFDYIKVQAINIKGEEIEIEADSILSICIQHEIDHLKGKLFIDYLSKFKKERLLKKINKTKRRNNKI from the coding sequence ATGTCTGTTTTAAAAATATTACACTATCCTGATAAACGACTAAGAATCGTTGCTAAACCAATTAAAATAATTGATAAAGTAATATACGAAATTGCAAATGATATGATAGATACAATGATTCAAGAAGAAGGTATTGGTTTAGCAGCAACTCAAATAAATATTCAATTACAAATTATTGTAATCAACAAAATTATTGAAAAAAACGACAACTTAATCCTAATTAATCCAAAAATAATTCAAAAAAGAGGACACGTAAGTATTGAAGAAGGGTGTTTATCAATTCCAGATTATCGTGCTTTTATACCTCGTTTTGATTATATTAAAGTACAAGCTATAAATATTAAAGGGGAAGAAATAGAAATAGAAGCAGACTCTATTCTTTCTATTTGTATACAACATGAAATAGATCACTTAAAAGGCAAACTATTTATTGATTATCTTTCTAAATTTAAAAAAGAAAGATTATTAAAAAAAATTAATAAAACCAAAAGAAGAAATAATAAAATTTAA
- the cspE gene encoding transcription antiterminator/RNA stability regulator CspE: MSKIKGNVKWFNESKGFGFITPEDGSKDVFVHFSAIQSNGFKTLAEGQSVEFEITEGAKGPSAANVISL; the protein is encoded by the coding sequence ATGTCCAAGATTAAAGGTAATGTTAAGTGGTTTAATGAGTCTAAAGGGTTTGGTTTTATTACCCCAGAAGATGGAAGTAAAGATGTATTTGTTCACTTCTCAGCTATACAAAGTAATGGGTTTAAAACTTTAGCAGAAGGTCAAAGTGTGGAATTTGAAATTACTGAGGGGGCAAAAGGGCCATCTGCTGCTAATGTTATTAGTTTATAG
- the ybeD gene encoding DUF493 family protein YbeD, whose amino-acid sequence MKTKLREMLKFPCFFTYKIIGLAQPELIDQIIKVIQIQIPGDYTPQVKSSNRGNYLSVSITICAKNFEQIEMLYHDISKINIVRMVL is encoded by the coding sequence ATGAAGACAAAATTACGAGAAATGTTAAAATTCCCTTGTTTTTTTACTTATAAGATCATTGGTTTAGCACAACCTGAACTTATTGATCAAATAATAAAAGTCATTCAAATTCAGATTCCTGGAGATTATACGCCTCAAGTCAAATCAAGTAATAGAGGAAATTATCTTTCTGTTTCAATTACTATATGCGCAAAGAATTTTGAACAAATTGAAATGTTATATCATGATATCAGTAAAATAAATATTGTTAGAATGGTTTTATAA
- a CDS encoding YbaB/EbfC family nucleoid-associated protein: MFTKSGLGNLMKQAQQMQEKMAKIQEEIAKIEVTGEAGAGLVKVTMNGAHNCKRVEVDPSLLKDDKDMLEDLAAAAFNDAARRISEVQKKKMSSISTSMKMPTGLNIPL, encoded by the coding sequence ATGTTCACTAAAAGTGGATTAGGAAATCTTATGAAACAGGCACAACAAATGCAAGAAAAAATGGCTAAAATACAAGAAGAAATAGCTAAAATAGAAGTTACAGGAGAAGCAGGTGCTGGGTTAGTAAAAGTCACAATGAATGGTGCACACAATTGTAAACGTGTAGAGGTAGATCCAAGTTTACTAAAAGATGATAAAGATATGCTAGAAGATCTAGCAGCTGCCGCTTTTAATGATGCAGCCAGAAGAATATCTGAAGTTCAAAAGAAAAAAATGTCTTCTATATCTACAAGCATGAAAATGCCAACAGGATTAAATATACCATTATAA
- the dnaX gene encoding DNA polymerase III subunit gamma/tau, protein MIYQILARKWRPQSFKEIIGQKNIVTAISNSLSMKRIHHAWLLSGTRGTGKTTIGRLIAKSLNCKKGITSNACRKCTICQEIEKGICLDFIEIDAASRTKVEEIREILDNIYYAPSKSRFKVYLIDEVHMLSRHSFNALLKALEEPPEHIKFVLATTEIEKIPKTIISRCLYLKLNILSEEEIFNFLKYVLKKEKNNFDEEALELIASYAYGSMRDALNLLEHAICLSKNNITIKTTTVMLGIPSKKNAFLLTKHLLEKDSKKMMCLLNKISNIGLDWQNLLIEMLRFLHHIAMLKNYPKIWNQIFIKNYENKIKKIAEKNSRNDIQLCYKILLNGRKNLFLSPNHKIGVEMILLQAITEIQK, encoded by the coding sequence ATGATTTATCAAATACTAGCAAGAAAATGGCGGCCTCAATCGTTTAAAGAAATAATTGGTCAAAAAAACATTGTTACAGCTATATCTAATAGCCTTTCAATGAAACGAATTCATCATGCATGGTTGTTATCTGGAACAAGAGGAACAGGAAAAACTACAATTGGACGTTTAATTGCTAAAAGTTTAAATTGTAAAAAAGGAATTACATCTAATGCGTGTAGAAAATGTACTATTTGTCAAGAAATAGAAAAGGGAATTTGCCTTGATTTTATAGAAATAGATGCTGCATCGCGTACAAAAGTAGAAGAAATTCGAGAAATTTTAGATAATATTTATTATGCTCCTTCTAAAAGTCGTTTTAAAGTATATCTAATTGATGAAGTGCATATGTTATCTCGACATAGTTTTAATGCGCTCCTTAAAGCTCTAGAAGAGCCTCCTGAACATATAAAATTTGTTTTAGCGACAACAGAAATAGAAAAAATACCTAAAACTATTATATCTCGTTGTTTATATTTAAAATTAAATATTTTATCTGAAGAAGAAATTTTTAATTTTTTAAAATATGTTTTAAAAAAAGAAAAAAATAATTTTGATGAAGAAGCTTTAGAATTAATAGCTTCTTATGCTTATGGTAGTATGAGAGATGCATTAAATTTATTAGAACATGCGATTTGCTTAAGCAAAAATAATATTACCATAAAAACTACTACTGTAATGTTAGGTATACCCAGTAAAAAAAATGCCTTTTTGTTAACTAAACATTTATTAGAAAAAGATTCAAAAAAAATGATGTGTTTATTAAATAAAATAAGTAATATAGGATTAGATTGGCAAAATTTATTAATAGAAATGCTACGTTTTTTGCATCATATTGCTATGTTGAAAAATTATCCAAAAATATGGAATCAAATATTTATAAAAAATTATGAAAATAAAATAAAAAAAATAGCAGAAAAAAATAGCAGAAATGATATTCAATTATGTTATAAAATTCTATTAAATGGGAGGAAAAATTTATTTTTATCACCTAATCACAAAATAGGAGTAGAAATGATTTTGCTACAAGCCATTACAGAAATACAAAAATAA
- the cysS gene encoding cysteine--tRNA ligase, translating into MLKIFNSSTCKKESFILIKNKTINLYVCGVTVYDFCHIGHARTFVVFDLIVRYLRFVGFKVKYVRNITDVDDKIILKSLKEKVNINDFTNSMIREMKQDFLLLGLLIPDEEPRVTNYISKIIKIIEILICNRHAYVSDNGDVIFSIKSDKYYGTLSGQYLDTLMSGKRAIFNKMKENPLDFVLWKKSKKEEKIFWESPWGKGRPGWHIECTAITNSFFQDEIDIHGGGADLLFPHHENEMSQSRCVNSKFKVRFWMHVGLVIIKNQKMSKSLGNSFFLKDILLNYDPEVLRFFFLSTHYRHPIYYSEENLKKSQISLEYLYITLYNTNPLFNLDDGENVFEVDFYSALNNDFNTPQALSILFKMCRKINYLKRINTSKSNFLSFKLKKLGNCLGILLKKPKDFLQKKSFFDEETIKKIEMLIKKRNDARKSNLWAKADELRNKLTKLNVILEDFPNKTLWRRKK; encoded by the coding sequence ATGTTAAAAATTTTTAATTCATCAACTTGTAAAAAAGAAAGTTTTATACTTATTAAAAATAAAACAATTAATTTATATGTTTGTGGAGTTACTGTATATGACTTCTGTCATATTGGTCATGCTCGCACTTTTGTTGTTTTTGATTTAATAGTACGTTATTTACGTTTTGTTGGATTTAAAGTTAAATACGTTCGTAATATTACAGATGTTGATGATAAAATTATTTTAAAATCACTAAAAGAAAAAGTTAATATTAATGATTTTACTAATTCTATGATAAGAGAAATGAAACAAGATTTTTTGTTATTAGGTCTGCTTATTCCTGATGAAGAACCACGTGTTACTAATTATATTAGTAAAATTATTAAAATTATTGAAATATTAATATGTAATAGACATGCTTATGTTAGTGATAATGGCGATGTAATTTTTTCAATAAAAAGTGATAAATATTATGGTACTTTATCTGGTCAATACTTAGATACACTCATGTCTGGAAAACGTGCTATTTTCAATAAAATGAAAGAAAACCCATTAGACTTTGTTCTTTGGAAAAAATCTAAAAAAGAAGAAAAAATATTTTGGGAGTCTCCTTGGGGTAAAGGACGTCCCGGTTGGCACATTGAGTGCACAGCTATTACTAATTCTTTTTTTCAAGATGAGATAGATATTCATGGAGGTGGTGCAGATCTTCTTTTTCCTCATCATGAAAATGAAATGTCTCAATCAAGATGTGTAAATAGTAAATTTAAAGTACGATTTTGGATGCATGTGGGATTAGTAATAATAAAAAATCAAAAAATGTCTAAATCTTTAGGTAATTCTTTTTTTTTAAAAGATATTTTATTAAATTATGATCCTGAAGTTTTGCGTTTTTTTTTCTTGTCTACTCATTATAGACATCCCATTTATTATTCTGAAGAGAATTTAAAAAAATCTCAGATATCATTAGAATATTTATATATTACATTATATAATACAAACCCGTTATTTAATTTAGACGATGGTGAAAATGTTTTTGAAGTAGATTTTTACAGCGCTCTTAATAATGATTTTAATACACCTCAAGCATTATCTATTTTATTTAAAATGTGTCGAAAAATTAATTATTTAAAAAGAATAAATACATCTAAATCAAATTTTTTATCTTTTAAATTAAAAAAATTAGGTAATTGTTTAGGTATTTTATTAAAAAAACCAAAAGACTTTCTACAAAAAAAATCATTTTTTGATGAAGAAACTATAAAAAAAATTGAGATGTTAATTAAAAAACGAAATGATGCTAGAAAATCTAATTTATGGGCAAAAGCTGATGAATTACGTAATAAATTAACGAAATTAAATGTCATTTTAGAAGATTTTCCTAATAAAACATTATGGCGACGTAAAAAATAA
- a CDS encoding Sua5/YciO/YrdC/YwlC family protein, translated as MSTNYFLSSLIRCIQILYNKKIIAYPTESMFGLGCDPSSKNAIKDLLNLKKRSMKKGLILVASNYNQIKLYIDEEKLSVQQKKNMFSCWPGPFTFVVPAKISVPYWLTGEFNTIAVRISAHLGIIKLCNIFGKALVSTSANFSNLSPCYTREEVFQNFGKDFPILYGDIGNERNPSKIINIINGKLIRYA; from the coding sequence ATGAGTACAAATTATTTTTTAAGTTCATTAATTCGATGTATACAAATTTTATATAATAAAAAAATTATTGCATATCCTACTGAATCGATGTTTGGTTTAGGATGTGATCCTTCCAGTAAAAATGCGATTAAAGACTTATTAAATTTAAAAAAAAGAAGTATGAAAAAAGGACTAATATTAGTTGCTTCAAATTATAATCAAATAAAATTATATATTGATGAAGAAAAATTGTCAGTACAACAGAAAAAGAATATGTTTTCTTGTTGGCCTGGACCATTTACATTTGTTGTTCCTGCTAAAATATCTGTTCCATATTGGTTAACTGGTGAATTTAATACTATCGCTGTAAGAATTAGTGCTCATTTAGGTATAATTAAGCTATGTAATATTTTTGGAAAAGCATTAGTATCTACTAGTGCTAATTTTTCAAATTTATCGCCATGTTATACTCGAGAAGAAGTATTTCAAAATTTTGGTAAGGATTTCCCAATATTGTATGGTGATATAGGAAACGAACGTAATCCTTCTAAAATAATTAATATTATTAATGGAAAATTAATTCGTTATGCATAA
- the aroE gene encoding shikimate dehydrogenase produces the protein MHKLEKFNYALFGNPIDHSQSPKIHDFFSKQTGILHIYKSVNIPIGKFSSLVSVFFKKNIQGANVTAPFKKEAYFFSNKLTKRAKIAQSVNTLKKINNKYILGDNTDGIGLLSDLLRLKFIKKNFSILILGAGGAVKGVLLPLLSLGCSVYILNRTVLNAVNLVEQFKNYGKIFFFQDKIFKNKHFDLVINAISRNIEKKIFLPSSFLSDKTFFYDMNYGLKKTPFINWCSGIGGKYISNGIGMLVFQAAYSFLEWHNVLPDTDYIINILNKK, from the coding sequence ATGCATAAACTTGAAAAGTTTAATTATGCCCTGTTTGGTAATCCTATTGATCATAGTCAATCTCCTAAGATTCATGATTTTTTTTCAAAACAAACAGGTATTTTACACATCTATAAATCTGTTAATATTCCAATAGGAAAATTTTCTTCATTAGTATCTGTCTTTTTTAAAAAAAATATTCAAGGTGCTAATGTAACAGCTCCATTTAAAAAAGAAGCCTATTTTTTTTCTAATAAATTAACTAAAAGGGCTAAAATTGCTCAATCTGTAAATACATTAAAAAAAATAAACAATAAATATATTTTAGGAGATAATACGGATGGTATAGGATTATTATCTGATTTGCTTAGATTAAAATTTATTAAAAAAAATTTTTCTATATTAATTCTTGGTGCAGGAGGAGCTGTAAAAGGAGTTCTTTTACCACTTTTATCATTAGGATGTTCAGTTTATATTTTAAATAGAACTGTTTTAAATGCTGTGAATTTAGTTGAACAATTTAAAAATTATGGAAAAATATTTTTTTTTCAAGACAAGATTTTTAAAAATAAACACTTTGATTTAGTAATTAATGCTATATCTAGAAATATTGAAAAAAAAATTTTTCTACCATCATCTTTTTTATCTGATAAAACGTTTTTTTATGATATGAATTATGGTTTGAAAAAAACTCCATTTATTAATTGGTGTTCTGGAATAGGAGGAAAATACATTTCTAATGGAATAGGTATGTTAGTATTCCAAGCAGCTTATTCTTTTTTAGAATGGCACAATGTTCTTCCTGATACAGATTATATTATTAATATTTTAAATAAAAAATAG
- the htpG gene encoding molecular chaperone HtpG: MNIQKKEVYSFQSEVKQILHLMIHSLYSNKEIFLRELISNASDAIDKLRFQSISNTELYENDNNLKIQISINKSQKTIIISDNGIGMTRQDTIENLGTIAKSGTKSFLKSLEKKQNNIKNELIGEFGVGFYSSFIVSRKVSVRTRLAGSKSDQGVLWESSGEGEYNITTVMKKQKGTEITLFLKKEEEEFLELWRIQNIISKYSDHITVPIQIQKYDEKNKTYFWEQINKATALWIQNKSSISEKEYQDFYKHLTNDQNNPIFWSHNHVEGINEYISLLFIPEKAAWDIWNRENKYGLKLYVKRVYIMDNAQEFLPNYLRFIRGLIDSNHLPLNVSREILQDNSITQNLKKALIKRSLKMLETLAKNDDKKYQQFWNQFGLVLKEGPAEDSKNLNTIIKLLRFTSIQNNTSEQTLSLEKYISNMHPNQEKIYYITADSYTSAKNSPHLELFNKKNIDVLLLSDRIDEWMMNYITEFEGKKIQSISKDDESLNKLIKEKEKKQETSVEITEFLKKAKTTLGEKVKSIRLTHRLTDTPCIVLSDSNEMSTQMAKLFTAAGQAVPELKYIFEINPNHDLIKKICKINETKKFDEWINFLLDQALFAEKGSLENPHQFISRINKLILEQ, from the coding sequence ATGAACATACAAAAAAAAGAAGTATATAGCTTTCAGTCCGAAGTAAAGCAAATACTGCATCTAATGATTCATTCGTTATATTCAAATAAAGAGATATTTTTAAGAGAATTAATATCTAATGCATCAGATGCAATAGACAAATTAAGATTTCAATCTATATCAAATACAGAACTATATGAAAATGATAATAACCTGAAAATTCAAATATCCATTAATAAATCTCAAAAAACTATAATTATTAGTGATAATGGTATTGGAATGACACGTCAAGATACAATTGAAAATTTAGGTACTATTGCTAAATCAGGAACCAAATCATTTTTAAAATCTTTAGAAAAAAAACAAAATAATATCAAAAATGAACTTATTGGAGAATTTGGCGTTGGTTTTTACTCATCTTTTATTGTATCAAGAAAGGTATCAGTAAGAACCAGATTAGCTGGCAGTAAATCTGATCAAGGTGTGTTATGGGAATCATCGGGAGAAGGAGAATACAACATTACTACAGTAATGAAAAAACAAAAAGGGACTGAAATTACTTTATTTTTAAAAAAGGAAGAAGAAGAATTTTTAGAATTATGGCGAATTCAAAATATAATTAGTAAATATTCTGATCATATTACTGTACCTATTCAAATACAAAAATATGACGAAAAAAATAAAACATATTTTTGGGAACAAATTAATAAAGCTACAGCATTATGGATACAAAATAAATCTTCTATCAGTGAAAAAGAATACCAAGACTTCTATAAGCACTTAACAAATGACCAAAATAATCCAATTTTTTGGAGTCATAATCATGTAGAGGGAATTAATGAATATATTAGTTTATTATTTATTCCTGAAAAAGCAGCTTGGGATATTTGGAATAGAGAAAATAAATATGGATTAAAATTATATGTAAAACGTGTTTATATTATGGATAATGCTCAAGAATTTCTTCCAAACTATTTACGATTTATAAGAGGCTTAATAGATTCAAACCATTTACCTCTAAATGTTTCTAGAGAAATATTACAAGATAATTCAATTACTCAAAATTTAAAAAAAGCTCTAATAAAAAGATCATTAAAAATGCTTGAAACATTAGCAAAAAATGATGATAAAAAATATCAACAATTTTGGAATCAATTTGGATTAGTTTTAAAAGAAGGACCTGCAGAAGATAGCAAAAATTTAAATACAATTATTAAACTTTTACGTTTTACATCAATTCAAAATAATACTTCTGAACAAACATTATCGCTAGAAAAATATATATCTAATATGCATCCAAATCAGGAAAAAATATATTATATTACTGCAGATAGCTATACATCTGCAAAAAATAGTCCTCATTTAGAACTATTTAATAAGAAAAATATTGATGTATTATTACTCTCAGATAGAATTGATGAATGGATGATGAATTATATTACTGAATTTGAAGGAAAAAAAATTCAATCTATTAGTAAAGACGACGAATCTTTAAATAAATTAATTAAAGAAAAAGAAAAAAAACAAGAAACCTCAGTAGAAATAACAGAATTCTTAAAAAAAGCAAAAACAACTCTAGGCGAAAAAGTTAAATCAATTAGATTAACACATCGATTAACAGATACTCCATGTATTGTTTTAAGCGATTCAAATGAAATGAGTACTCAAATGGCAAAACTATTTACTGCCGCTGGGCAAGCAGTTCCAGAATTAAAATATATATTTGAAATAAATCCAAATCATGATTTGATAAAAAAAATATGCAAAATTAATGAAACTAAAAAATTTGATGAATGGATTAATTTTCTATTAGATCAAGCATTATTTGCTGAAAAAGGCAGTTTAGAAAATCCACACCAATTTATTTCTAGAATAAATAAATTAATTTTAGAACAATAA
- the adk gene encoding adenylate kinase, translated as MRIILIGAPASGKGTQAKLISEKYNIPKISTGDILRENIQINNEIGKKIRNILKNGELVSNEIVCELIKKRIQKKDCINGFLLDGFPRTKKQAEYIFNLRIKIDYILEFIVPHQLILKRICGRRVHIPSGRIYNIHYNPPIEEGKDDITKEKLQIREDDKNDIVKKRLENYEENIYSLTQYISKKKNIKYFRINGKESILNIYKKIETLLNKE; from the coding sequence ATGCGTATTATTTTAATCGGTGCTCCAGCTAGTGGAAAGGGAACGCAAGCAAAACTTATTTCAGAAAAATACAACATTCCAAAAATATCAACAGGAGATATATTAAGAGAAAACATTCAAATTAATAATGAAATTGGAAAAAAAATACGTAATATTTTAAAAAATGGAGAATTAGTTTCCAATGAAATTGTATGTGAATTAATAAAAAAAAGAATTCAAAAAAAAGATTGTATTAATGGTTTTTTATTAGATGGTTTTCCAAGAACAAAAAAACAAGCTGAATATATATTCAATCTCAGAATAAAAATAGACTATATTTTGGAATTTATTGTACCTCATCAACTAATTTTAAAAAGAATATGTGGAAGAAGAGTACATATTCCATCTGGAAGAATTTATAATATACATTATAATCCACCTATAGAAGAAGGAAAAGATGATATAACAAAAGAAAAATTACAGATTAGAGAGGATGATAAAAATGATATTGTAAAAAAAAGATTAGAAAATTACGAAGAAAATATTTATTCATTAACGCAATATATTTCCAAAAAAAAGAACATAAAATACTTTCGGATTAATGGAAAAGAAAGTATTTTAAATATATACAAAAAAATAGAGACACTTCTTAATAAAGAATAA
- the folD gene encoding bifunctional methylenetetrahydrofolate dehydrogenase/methenyltetrahydrofolate cyclohydrolase FolD, with protein MAAIIINGNKIAKKIEIKILKKVEKRKKDKKRVPGLAVILIGNNPASEIYVKRKILACKNVGFFSQYWNFPCDINEKKILDLIEKLNNDINIDGILVQLPLPEQINYYKIFSSIRPEKDVDGFHPYNTGSLCQRNPHLRACTPKGIMTMLNYKKIETHGLHAVMVGASNIVGRPMSMELLLAGCTTTVTHRFTKKLKFHIKNADMLIVAIGRPNFLHGDWIKEGAIVIDVGINKLKNGSIVGDVDFYSAYLKASYITPVPGGVGPMTVITLLQNTMEACEKYHDNQ; from the coding sequence ATGGCAGCAATAATTATAAATGGAAATAAAATAGCAAAAAAAATAGAAATTAAAATTTTAAAAAAAGTAGAAAAAAGAAAAAAAGATAAAAAAAGAGTTCCAGGATTAGCAGTAATTCTAATAGGAAATAATCCTGCTTCTGAAATTTACGTAAAAAGAAAAATATTAGCATGTAAAAATGTAGGTTTTTTTTCTCAGTACTGGAATTTCCCTTGCGACATTAACGAAAAAAAAATACTAGATTTAATTGAAAAATTAAATAACGATATCAATATAGATGGAATTTTAGTACAATTACCACTACCTGAGCAAATAAATTATTATAAAATTTTTAGCAGTATTCGACCCGAGAAAGATGTAGATGGTTTCCACCCCTATAATACTGGCTCTTTATGTCAAAGAAACCCACATTTACGAGCTTGTACACCTAAAGGGATTATGACAATGCTAAATTATAAAAAAATTGAAACTCATGGATTACATGCAGTTATGGTTGGTGCTTCTAATATAGTAGGTAGACCTATGAGCATGGAACTACTATTAGCAGGATGTACAACTACAGTTACACATAGATTTACTAAAAAATTAAAATTTCATATTAAAAATGCGGATATGTTAATTGTAGCAATTGGTCGGCCAAATTTTTTACACGGAGATTGGATTAAAGAAGGTGCTATAGTGATAGACGTAGGGATTAATAAATTAAAAAATGGATCTATAGTGGGTGATGTAGATTTTTATTCTGCATATTTAAAAGCATCTTATATTACACCTGTTCCAGGAGGGGTTGGTCCAATGACGGTAATAACATTATTACAAAATACGATGGAAGCATGTGAAAAATATCATGATAATCAGTAG
- a CDS encoding SmdB family multidrug efflux ABC transporter permease/ATP-binding protein, with translation MDHLIGFWPILKRLIIYARPWKKKITLAFFLLLSGAISEVLGPILISYFINKVLSKHELDIALILSIIIAFIMLQILAVFFNYFQSILFNQIAVGIINKLRNDVMKSALNQPIVTFDSQPIGQMISKVTNDTEIIKELYDTVGPTLFRSIILIIIILFAMFTLEWHMAIIAVFIIPIVAILMSIYQRYSTPLLRNVRYYVANINNKFNETINGMNVIQQFRQQIRFEKNIKDVSQLHYLSRMKILKLDGFLLRPLLSLISAFMLCNFIFLFSCFSVDIFEVGVLYAFITYLGRLNEPLISITIQQSILQQAIVAGERIFSLINSPQQKYGKNKEELKSGKIDIKNLSFRYKKNEKNILHNINIYIPSKSFVAFVGQTGSGKSTLANLLMGYYPIKNGRIYLDDKSINSIDYNILRKNILMIQQDPIVLADTFFSNITLGKDISEEKIWKILNTVNLASLVKSMPKGMYSILGEEGNNLSLGQKQLLAIARILVRSPKILILDEATANIDSGTEKIIQKTLYSIRKNTTLIVIAHRLSTIIEADIIVVLHKGKIIEFGRHNKLLEKKGHYWKMYNLQLSIH, from the coding sequence ATGGATCATTTAATAGGATTTTGGCCCATTTTAAAACGATTAATAATTTATGCAAGACCTTGGAAAAAAAAAATAACATTAGCATTTTTTTTACTCTTAAGTGGAGCCATTTCTGAAGTTTTAGGACCTATTTTAATAAGTTATTTTATTAATAAGGTGTTATCTAAACATGAACTAGATATAGCATTAATATTATCTATAATCATAGCATTTATAATGCTACAAATATTAGCAGTATTTTTTAATTATTTTCAAAGTATTTTATTTAATCAAATAGCTGTAGGAATTATTAATAAATTACGTAATGATGTAATGAAATCAGCATTAAATCAACCTATAGTTACATTTGATTCCCAACCGATTGGTCAAATGATCTCAAAAGTTACGAATGATACTGAAATTATTAAAGAATTATACGATACTGTTGGTCCCACGTTATTTCGTAGTATAATTTTAATTATAATTATATTATTTGCTATGTTTACTCTTGAATGGCACATGGCAATCATAGCCGTGTTCATTATACCAATAGTAGCTATTTTAATGTCAATATATCAACGATATAGTACTCCATTGCTACGAAATGTACGATATTATGTAGCCAATATTAATAATAAATTTAACGAAACAATTAATGGAATGAACGTTATTCAACAATTTAGACAACAAATAAGATTTGAAAAAAATATAAAAGATGTTAGTCAATTACATTATTTATCGCGTATGAAAATATTAAAATTAGATGGTTTTTTATTAAGACCATTGCTGAGTTTAATATCAGCTTTCATGCTATGTAACTTTATTTTTTTATTTAGTTGTTTTTCTGTTGACATTTTTGAAGTAGGTGTGTTGTATGCTTTTATTACATATCTTGGTCGTCTTAATGAACCCTTAATTTCAATTACTATTCAACAATCTATACTTCAACAAGCTATAGTAGCAGGAGAAAGAATATTTTCTCTTATCAATTCGCCACAGCAAAAATATGGAAAAAATAAAGAAGAATTAAAAAGTGGGAAAATAGATATTAAAAATCTTAGTTTTAGATATAAAAAAAATGAAAAAAATATACTTCATAATATTAATATATATATTCCGTCTAAAAGTTTTGTTGCATTTGTAGGACAAACAGGAAGCGGAAAAAGTACTTTAGCTAACTTATTAATGGGATATTATCCTATAAAAAATGGAAGAATATATTTAGATGATAAATCTATTAATTCAATTGATTATAATATTTTGCGGAAAAATATATTAATGATACAACAAGATCCTATTGTTCTTGCAGATACTTTCTTTTCTAATATTACATTAGGAAAAGATATATCCGAAGAAAAAATATGGAAAATATTAAATACAGTTAATCTTGCTTCTCTAGTAAAATCAATGCCAAAAGGTATGTATTCTATTTTAGGAGAAGAAGGAAATAATCTATCTCTTGGTCAAAAACAATTATTAGCAATTGCTAGAATATTAGTACGATCTCCTAAAATACTTATATTAGACGAAGCAACAGCTAATATCGATTCAGGAACAGAAAAAATAATCCAAAAAACATTATATTCTATAAGAAAAAATACAACATTAATTGTTATAGCACATCGATTATCAACTATTATTGAAGCAGATATCATTGTAGTATTACATAAAGGAAAAATTATAGAGTTTGGACGACATAACAAATTATTAGAAAAAAAAGGTCATTATTGGAAGATGTATAATCTTCAATTATCTATACATTAA